tggagtttgcacattctcctcgtgtctgcgtgggtttcctccgggtgctccggtttcctcacacagtccaaagatgtgtgggttgggttgattggccgtgctaaaattgccccttactgtcctgagatgcgcaggttagagggattagcgggtgaatatgggtgtagggcctgggtgggattgtggtcggtgcagactcaatgggccaaatggcctctttctgcactgtagggtttctatgatttctatgattctacatcgtgggccgaagggcctgttcctgtgctgtactgttctatttccTATTGGATAGGGCAAGGGCTTTGTCACAAATGAGtggacattctgaagggagatgcagagaggcgCAGTTACTGCTGGTCCACTGGCAGATTTCACACATTAACTCTGGGAGGGGTGAGCAGGATGCAATGGAATTTGACACAATCAGGCTCCAGGAGTCTGACTTGGTCAACATGTTTGATGAGAAAGTAAGATGTGGCAGCAGTAGTGTGGGGGCAGCAACATGCACCATTTTGGTGATACTTGGAGGATACTAACAGAGGCCATGGGAAGTTGTAAGCTTCTCGGCCTCTTGGCTAAGaatgagggcccgattttaccattgcgtcgacccgttttcgggcacgagaacgtggtaaagtcaggcgtgaggccattaacatgaTCTGTGCCCACAtccgcacagatgcccactttgccaaggcccgaaaatggccacaatctgATTCGAAACgagtgcaacggcgatttaaatgcatttgcatgcatttaaattgaattaacgaactgcccgcccaattatatcagcatttccccctttaccatcacgttcgcgcgtccagattcggcgcgaaacagacatgctcagcaaaggtctgtttcggtcactccagctgctgaagagataGGTTCAgcacttccaacggctctctgactcagatcggtggtggggaaggggagggaggcgggtcagatcattctctagtggagggggggtgggggggggggggtgggagagaagggaagcccgatcattttctggaaggggtggaggaggaggcgggtcagatgtatctctggtgcggggaggcgggggaggccagatggatctctagtgtggaggcaggggggtctgctgccactctgcgggcgatcgggggggggggaagggggcaaagGGTCACGATCGGTTTGGGTAGCGGGGgatgtgtggataagggggacagttatgttgtaagGGTGGGGGTATGTCTgtggggccattgctcccgcttttcactcccggggcgctttatctgctttttgctgcccgggagcgatgtggcagcggagtgattttcaaattttttcctcactgcgcattccctattcctgtaaaccaacacatttaccctgctaatccccctgacacttgggtcaatttagcatggccaatcaacctaacctgcacatctttggactgtgggaggaaactggagcactcagaggaaatgcacacagacacggggagaaagtgcaaactccacacagacagtgacccgaggctagaaatgaacccgggtccctggcactgtaaaatGAATACGTTTGAGGTCACTGTTatctccacaaatattcaataaATGGACTCCTGCCCAGGAGAGTGAATTTCTGGCCGGGAGCCGAACTATAACAAAATAAAGCTGAAACCCAGTTGAACCAGTTGGAGTGTCACAACCAGAGCAGGTAACAGCTTCAGTGGGTGAAGTGCAGTATATGAAGTTACAATAAAGCTGAAGCAACTTTTTTTCCTTTCATCGGAtgggggcatcactggctgggccaacatttattgcccattcctagttctcCTTGagggagcagttaagagtcaaccacacttctGGGAGTCTGCAGCAGCAGAGCACACAATTGGTAAGCATGCTCAGCTATGGGGAATTAAGGCCTAGAACAGAACTTCATCTGTTCTTTATCAATTTATAAAGATTATAACTTGTTGAtgagacagtgggtgggattttacggccttgcacgagcgagactggaaattcccgcccgaggtcaacggacatttccgttgtgcgctccttgcccgctccgatcctGCGGCGGGTGGAGCGGCAGAATTCCGGTCTGTGAGTTTCAagttaaaattaatttttaagcTGTGGTGAGTAGTTTGCCTGAGGTCAGATATATAGCAGTGTACAACAGCACTGCAGACATCCAAAATACACCACATGGTTCCGGACTGGGGCCAACTGGTCATTACATTTCTTAGTGACTTTGTCTTTTAAGGTTCACTGGATCAATATGAAAATTCTAACAGAAGAACTGAAACATCGAGAGCACAACATCACAGTCTTTTATTTCTCATCATCCAGGTACATCAAAGAGAGGACTGATCTATATTAACCTATTGTGGTTGAAACGGCAGAAGCAAAAATGGAAGTAACAGCATGGTGCAACCTTTCATACAAAAGTTACTAGAAGCCTTACGGAATGGTTGGACTCTCTTGGGCACTTTTAGGTTCCAGTATGAAATGATGTATTTTATACAGAGCTGTAATACCTTGATTCGAAACTTAATCATTGCAATTTATGAAAACAAAAATTTGTTAAGGCAGTTTGAAAATGCACACTTTGACTTAGTACTTACCGACCCTGCCGTTCCAATCGGTCCAATGCTGGCTTATTATTTAAAGCTCCCTTTGGTGTATAATGTTTGATGGATCAGCAATAGAGAAGCTCATTTTCTATTTGCCCCATCACCTCCTTCCCATGTCCCAGTCTTCGGCTCATGATTGACAGATCAAATGAGTTTTCTCCAAAGGACGCAAAATGTCATCCTAAATCTTCTTTCAATACCCATTTCAAAATTTCTAATTTTCCCCGTTTACAGTGAGCTCTGCCATCGATATGTGGGCCCAGACGCAGATATCGAGACAGTTCTCCTGAGGGCCGATGTGTGGCTGATGAGAGTAGATTTTATATTTGAGTTCCCGAGACCCACCATGCCAAATATTGTTTACATTGGAGGATTCCAGTGTAAACCACCCAAACCTCTCGCAGCAGAGTTTGAAGAGTTTGTCCTATCCTCAGGGAAACATGGGACTATTGTGATGTCTCTGGGGACTATTGTCAGCTCTTTGCCAATGCATATTACAATGAAAATAACAGAGGTCTTTGCTCAGGTACCTCAGAAAGTTATTTGGAGCTACAATGGACCAATCCCTCCCAACATAGGTAATAATATGCTACTGGCAAAATGGATCCCTCAGAATGATCTTCTAGGACACCCCAAGATACAAGTCTTTGTTTCCCATGGTGGCACCAATGGAGTTATGAAGCCATCTATCATGGGGTGCCAGTGGTTGGCATTCTTCTGCTTTTTGACCAGTTTGACAATTTACTTAGACTTGAGACCCGAGGTGCGGCAAAAGTAATTAATGTCGCAACCATGCAGTCAATGGATCTATTGCAGGCACTTAACAAAGTCATAAGCAACACATCTTATCGGGATAACATGCAGAAACTCTCTGCTCTCCACAGGGATCAACCCGAGTCTCCAATGGAGAGAGCCATTTTTTGGATTGAGTTTGTTGCTCGACACAAAGGTGCAGCACATTTGCGCTCAGAATCCTACCGACTCCCCTGGTATGCTTACTATTGCGTAGATGTGATGATCCTCCTGTTATCTGTGTTACTAATGGTTACAGTGCTGACAGTTCTACTGTTGAAAAAACCTTGTGACACCATTCAGAAGAAAAAGGAAAAAACTCAGCAAGATTTATGCTTTTGCTGGAAAAGGGGGGGGTTTGAATTATTTCACTTAAACAACAATTTAATGACGTATCTATTTAATTCCTTTCTGGATACCATTAGTTTTATGAAAGGCTTCTGGTGAGCTATCAATGGAGTAGACACCAGTCTTTGTGAGTAGTAAAGGAGTGGGAAATGCTGTTCTTACCTCAAATCTAATGGAAAAATCAACATGTTTTACAAGCGTTTTTGATATCAATCCTCATGTTCGTTGATGTGTAGTTGAGAATGTACAATGAGAATGTGAaacttcttaaagtttatttattagtcacaagtaaggcttacattaacactgcaatgaagttactgtgaaattcccctagtcaccacattccggcacccgtttgggtcaattcacctaactagTACacctttaagactgtgggaggaaaccggagtacccggaggaaacccacgcagacatggggagaacatgcaaactccacacagacagtgacccaagcatcgaacctaggtccctggcactgtgaggcagtagtactaaccactgtgccaccgtgctgtccattcTAGAACTCACTGGCAGAACAGCCCATCTCACTCCAATAATCCAATCCACCCTTTCATAGCCAACGATTTCCAGCACAGTTCTCTCCAAATTTCGCAGCATGTTAGCTGCCCTTGATTGCACCCTCCATTTGTGTTGATCATGTCCTGGCAAGTTGATGATTAGTTTCTCTTTGGTGAGCTCCAGTAGGTTTAACATAAAGAACTGGCCTCAGTTACACTGCTGTAAACTCCGTGTAGTGTCGTAACATTATGTACTAAAAATGCCTCAAAACGTAAATAGATTTAATAGAGCCATCAGCAATTCTTCTGGAGATTGGGGTGAcagattgggcgggattttacagtctcactcatcccaaaactgtaaaatcgcacccgaggtcaacggacctttccatagtctgcccttgcccgctccgatttccaTGGCGAGCGGgatagtaaaattccagccaatgtatcAATTAGACGAACCATATGTCATTCAAAGACAGAGTTGTGAAGAAAGACAAAGAATCTTCTACACTTAGCACTGGTTTTTcattattgtaagagttttaacaacaccaggttaaagtccaacaggtttttttggtagcaaatgccattagctttcggagcgctgctccttcgtcaaatggagtggatatctggagcagatggagcagatatccacttcatctgatgaaggagcagcgctccgaaagctaatggcatttgctaccaaataaacctgttggactttaatctggtgttgttaaaactcttactgtgttaccccagtccaacgctggatctccacatcatgacttttcatTATTGGTCAGATCTAGACACACACGGTTAAACCGAGGGTCACATTTCTTGAACAAAAACAATTTGCTTGTATTATCTGATTTTAAAACAATATTAATTGTATAGTCACAGGTATTAATAAAGAAATTCCCCTGGATATCTTGTTTGTCTTCTTCGATGATTTTGGCAAGTAGAGGTTAACTTTATCATGCACACATCCAAACCAGGTTTTAATCATGTAATTATGGACTATAAGACAGTTCAAGTAAGCCAAATTTAGCTTCTCATGCTTCTCTATTGCTAGCCCATAATTTTCCAGATTGGTTTCCCTGATGTCTTTTCCATTAAAAATATCCCATAGTTTATGACTCTTTTAATAAGTGTATAATTTTGTAAGGCTGTAGACCATTATTATTTAGATCAAttcggggaggcagtggtgcagtggtattgtcactggactaataatccaaagacccagggtaatgcttgaGGGCcctggttcaaaccccaccacagcagttgatgaaatttgaattcaacaaagatctggaattaaaaatgtctaatgatgatcatgagatcattttcaattgtcataaaaaccctggttcactaatgtccctttagggaaggaaatctgccatccttacctggtctagcctacatgtgagtccagacctATCCAGGTGTTTCTTTATCCTTTTTCCTTGGACAATTACTTCATACGGCACTGGTCCTGTTCTGTTCACAACCATTCCAGGGATCCAATTTGGACCAGCACCATAATTCTTTACATATGCTAAGTCTCCCACCTCAAATACCCTCTCCATTTTTGTTGCGTTGTGATGCTCTTCTGTGCCTTTTGTTTcacctcctctctccccaccaAATTTGGAAATAGGAGATCCAACCTTGTACTAATCCATCTGCCTATTAGTAACTCAGCAGGTGTAACACCCTGTGGTGACATGAGGTGTTATTCTGTGGGTGATCAGGAAATGGGCCAGTTGGGACTGTAGAGAGGCTGATGACTGTTTCTTCATGGCAGCTCTGAATGATTGGACAGCTCTCTCAGCCAGTCCATTTGAAGCAGGGTGGTAGGGTGCAGTTTGAGTATGTTGAATGCCATTGGTTCTCATATAATTCTGGGACTCTTCCACAGTGACAGCATTCCTGTTGTTGGATACTAGCACCTCGGGCAACCCATGGGTGGCAAATATGTGTCGCAATTTCTCAACTGTTGCCGCTGAGTTTGTGAACTTCACTTGGTGAATATCCAACCATTTGGAGTGAGTATCTATTATGAGCAGGAACATGGTCCCCATGAAAGGACCAGATTCTCAATGTCGGTATCTATCCCAGGCTACCACACAAAGCTGCGTGCGAGCATCTTCATCTTTGTCACGCCAGGATCGGCACAATATAATTCTTGTAACAATAACTTTCTAGTGGGAGTGATAATGACCACCCTTGCTGCCCATAATAATACGCCATGCTCACAACTTAACTCACTTTTTCATAACTGAAAGTCCCTTTCTGTAGCGTAACCTTTCTATGGATCTAAGTGTAACTGTCCTGTCTGATAGAGAACTATGGCTAGCCAATCTCTGGCTGCGGACAACAGACACCCCATTATGTGGCCCAGGAGGGATCTGATGACCAGTTATAAGCATGGCTTCTAGAATCACTCCATTACAATGTGTTACCCTCAACCTCATTAACATAGTTGGAAGATATCAAGGAACTGACAATCATTGAGGATACCAAGTTGGAGACGCTCAAAATCCCCAACAGCACTGATGGCCTCAACTGAGATTTCAGTGCAGAATTTCAACACTCTCCGCTGAGGCAGTGAAATGTCCTAAATATGTTAGGAGTTTTGGGTTTCACACAAAAAGTAAAAAGACGtaatttgcacacgtagattcaaagtaacaaacAACCggtttattgaaagaaatgttttcTGCGCAGAGTACAAATTAAACTAAAACAGCAatctgtgcaacaccctaatcagtaaatcatgtgactggcttttaaagcaatcatgcaactacttaaataaaTAACAGGCAGATAATGCAGCTCCTTCCCAGAGAGATAAAGGTAACCTTCATCAGCCTGAAGAGAAAATGGAACATCTGGATCAACAAGTACCTGAATGCAACCATTAAACCTCATCACTGGGTGAATCATCAGAGAGGATCAAAGTCGAAACCCAGATGTTATGAGGTGCTGGTACAATCCCACATTCATCTCTCAACATTGACCGCTTGGTAAGTACATTCACACTAATCCATCCACCAGCACTGGTGATCCAGGGTGCAAATGACCAAATGCTTTCAGAAATAGAAACAAGACTGAATCAGACAAGGTCCACTTCTTCTACAGTACAGTATACTGACCTTCCTATCACATCAGTGTTATGCCATTTAGAGAGACAACAATCCAGGATTCCCCAAAACTTCAGGATCTAGGGCAACAAGGAGTCATCGCTCTAAAGGCTAAGCATGGTGGACACAGGAGAATGAGGACCACTCTTATGCTGAGGGCGAGGTGGGCAAGCAATAAAAATGTGAGGACCCACAACAACAACATGTGTCTTGCCAACCTCATGTCAATTCTATTTCTTATATCTGAAGGCCATTCCATGCACTAATgtcatctcccttctcttgcagggacagcacaggagcaATCTAGGGCACCCACCAGCAGGGTAATAGACACCAGCACAGAGAGCAGCTCTAATGAATTCTCTGATGTGCAGACAGAAGAGGCATCACAGCTTTCACCCATACCCTTCACCAAGGCAGAGAAACACTCCTCGGTGGGATTTAGTAGTAGAGAGGCATCATGGTCACAAACTGCTGGGCACCTCACTTCTGATGATCCACAGCAGGCTGAGGCAGTGACGTCCCAGGAATCCGGCAGTCAGAggactgctggaggccaggactCCGATGAGCCCCAGTCAGACAGTGAGATGATGTCCCTCTGGACTCACTCATCTCCAAGTTGCTGGAGTTCCAAAGGCAGTAAGCAGCAGGTAGGGATGTCCGCATCACTCCTAAGATTGCAAGACCGACTGGAGGAGTCCCAACACCTGAGAAGATGgtgctgacactaagaggcaaccaCTGAGAGACTGGGTGCTCACACACAAAGcctcctccatctcctctctGCAAGGCAGACAGCTCATTGGTTGGTGTAGCctgacactgacacagcacatCATTCATACCAGTGCCTCTAAGGTATTGAAGGTCTCCCTAGAATGGTGAAAACCACCACTCAATCCAGTCACTGGGAAAGTGTGACCCCATCACATCGACCCCAGTGCCTAGGTCCTCAAGAGGACTGTGCCTCTGGCAGTGGTGACACTGACCCTCAGAAGCATCCTTAACTATGGGGGAGTCTGCATCAGGAGAAATGACTTTGTCCGCGCAACATCACCCTGATAACAACCTGGTCCCTGCCTCATAATTTTGAGGTGTCAAATGACAATGCAGGATGGCTGAAATATGCAGAAACCCCACCTTTGGTTTATAAAAAGTACTTTGAAATTGTGGATGAAGAGACTAttttcattttctgcttttaatcaGAAGGTGCTTGCAaacaagagagcgagagagaattcCACTTAAAGCAATTGAACCGCCTGCAAGTCAGTCGAGCAGTCATGGTAATATACAGCGATACTTTGAAAATGGGAAAAGGTCTCCCACAAACATGTTCCAACTTTgagttcacctgagaaccaagCACCTGGAAATTTGACTACAAGAAACATTGCAGCTTACTGAGAACCATTTGCTTTACCAGACtttcaattcaattttaaaacatcatctaagaaactacaggcctgccACGAATGAGGCTGAAATAAATATAAGTTGCAAACATATTGTTTTACCTTGATCTGCATTTTATCATTGTGCATTTGAGATGAATAACTGAGATGCAGGTTTTTAAAATCTGGGCTAAATCTGTGAGAATAAATTATCTTTAATTTAAACTGCTAAAATCTCGCTATTGGAATTTATTTCAATTTTGACGCTCAGTCTCAGTAATAAAGCACACCGATCACATACCaaacttaaagttttaaagttaatttattagtgtcacaagtaggcttacattaacactgcaatgaaattactgtgaaatcccctagttgccatactccggcacctgtttgggtacaccgagggagaattttgcatggccaatgcacctaaccagcacctaacctgtgagaggaaaccagagtacccggaggaaacccacgcaaacacagggagaacgtgcagactccgcatagacagtgatccaagtcaggaatcaaacacgggttcctggtggtgtgaggcagcagtgctaacaactgtgccaccatgctgccccttataGATTATGGGCAGTGGAAAGGCGTATGTAAATTTTGTTCCACCggagcaagggagagaggagCGTTTTGCGAGTACGGCAAAAGAGGGTAAGACAGTAATTTTTTtgacttactttttcgcgggttttcgAGTGTTCGGGTTTTTAGAAGTTTCGGCTCGTTTTAGAAAAGCGGAAGTCGGCCGCCCGCGGGGCAATCTGGGAAGGCGTGTAGTTTCTTTTTAagtgcgcgggaggtttaaaaagcaggccgcagtgtacagcgggcagcgtcaggagcaggcagcagagtgagtgggaagcagagtgtgagctgtaagggctttggctcacagggcttcaggggacaggacgagcaggggtgagtttttaattcttatttacttttctctgtgtaccttggcataaagggtcaaatatgagtgtgaagccagtgtgttgttctcagtgtaggatgtgggaggtcctggaggtacctggcctcccggacatccacatctgtgaggggtgtgttgagctgcggttcctgaggggccgtgttacggggctggaactgcagctcaaggatcttaggctgtaaagggagaatgaggaggtgatagacaagagctatcatcaggtggtcacaccagggccacgggtggaggccaagtgggtgatggccagaaagggtaaagctcgggtgattgagag
This DNA window, taken from Mustelus asterias chromosome 24, sMusAst1.hap1.1, whole genome shotgun sequence, encodes the following:
- the LOC144511519 gene encoding LOW QUALITY PROTEIN: UDP-glucuronosyltransferase 2C1-like (The sequence of the model RefSeq protein was modified relative to this genomic sequence to represent the inferred CDS: inserted 1 base in 1 codon; substituted 1 base at 1 genomic stop codon) is translated as MEFDTIRLQESDLVNMFDEKVHWINMKILTEELKHREHNITVFYFSSSSNREAHFLFAPSPPSHVPVFGSXLTDQMSFLQRTQNLCHRYVGPDADIETVLLRADVWLMRVDFIFEFPRPTMPNIVYIGGFQCKPPKPLAAEFEEFVLSSGKHGTIVMSLGTIVSSLPMHITMKITEVFAQVPQKVIWSYNGPIPPNIGNNMLLAKWIPQNDLLGHPKIQVFVSHGGTNGXYEAIYHGVPVVGILLLFDQFDNLLRLETRGAAKVINVATMQSMDLLQALNKVISNTSYRDNMQKLSALHRDQPESPMERAIFWIEFVARHKGAAHLRSESYRLPWYAYYCVDVMILLLSVLLMVTVLTVLLLKKPCDTIQKKKEKTQQDLCFWTAQEQSRAPTSRVIDTSTESSSNEFSDVQTEEASQLSPIPFTKAEKHSSVGFSSREASWSQTAGHLTSDDPQQAEAVTSQESGSQRTAGGQDSDEPQSDKGACKQESEREFHLKQLNRLQVSRAVMVIYSDTLKMGKGLPQTCSNFEFT